In Actinoplanes sp. NBC_00393, a single genomic region encodes these proteins:
- a CDS encoding TetR/AcrR family transcriptional regulator gives MTGRRPQRARDPEARRAALAAATMEVIAEAGVGRTTHRAVAAKAGLPLGATTYYFPTLDDLIAAGLRHAVDHLQTDLDEWAERLRSAADPAAALAGLTREYLTDRRQVRLEYELCVAAARSEALRPIAEVWMRGLPEILEPLFGAAAGRDISALLDGIILLALVTETELDEPGLTAAIRRLIAS, from the coding sequence TTGACCGGCCGCCGCCCGCAACGCGCCCGCGACCCCGAGGCGCGCCGTGCCGCTCTCGCCGCCGCGACCATGGAGGTCATCGCCGAGGCCGGCGTCGGCCGCACCACGCACCGGGCCGTCGCCGCGAAGGCCGGCCTGCCGCTCGGCGCCACCACGTACTACTTCCCCACCCTGGACGACCTGATCGCCGCCGGGCTGCGGCACGCCGTCGACCACCTCCAGACCGATCTGGACGAGTGGGCGGAGCGGCTGCGTTCGGCGGCCGACCCGGCTGCCGCGCTCGCCGGGCTGACCAGGGAGTACCTGACCGACCGCCGGCAGGTCCGCCTGGAGTACGAACTGTGCGTGGCCGCTGCCCGGTCCGAGGCGCTGCGGCCGATCGCCGAGGTGTGGATGCGCGGCCTGCCGGAGATCCTCGAGCCGCTTTTCGGGGCCGCGGCCGGTCGCGACATCTCCGCCCTGCTCGACGGGATCATCCTGCTCGCCCTGGTGACCGAGACCGAACTGGACGAGCCCGGGCTGACCGCCGCGATCCGCCGCCTCATCGCGAGCTGA
- a CDS encoding cupin domain-containing protein, with protein sequence MTVRPPLAEQLDMAPHPEGGWFRETWRSPVTFSPDGYDGPRSVATAIYFLLHPGEVSAWHVVRSDEIWFWHSGGPLELRLGGNGETPREVGAAGTAHAVGATKAAGTAGTGTAGTGTAGAAQGVGTAARQVNDAELASEAARVVVLGSDLAAGQRPQILVPAGVWQSAVPAGDQPVLVSCVVAPGFDYADFRLL encoded by the coding sequence ATGACGGTTCGGCCGCCGCTGGCGGAGCAGCTCGACATGGCGCCGCATCCTGAGGGCGGCTGGTTCCGGGAGACCTGGCGGTCTCCGGTCACGTTCTCCCCCGACGGCTATGACGGACCGCGTAGCGTCGCCACCGCGATCTACTTCCTGCTGCATCCGGGCGAGGTCTCCGCGTGGCATGTGGTCCGCTCTGACGAGATCTGGTTCTGGCATTCCGGCGGGCCGCTGGAGTTGCGGCTCGGCGGCAATGGGGAGACGCCTCGCGAGGTAGGTGCCGCAGGAACGGCCCACGCCGTGGGGGCAACAAAGGCGGCCGGGACCGCCGGGACTGGGACCGCCGGTACTGGGACGGCCGGAGCGGCTCAGGGTGTGGGGACGGCGGCTCGGCAAGTCAATGACGCGGAATTGGCCAGCGAGGCTGCCCGGGTGGTGGTGCTCGGCTCGGATCTGGCTGCGGGTCAGCGGCCCCAGATTCTCGTGCCGGCCGGAGTCTGGCAGTCGGCCGTCCCGGCGGGTGATCAACCGGTCCTGGTGAGCTGCGTGGTTGCGCCAGGCTTCGACTACGCCGATTTCCGACTTCTCTGA
- a CDS encoding O-methyltransferase, which translates to MDDALRTLLDDLYAEGLTADAVEPDRLRRRRNLEPDAAALLTLIMRMAGVRVVVEIGTGNGYSAIWLADAVRDTGGHLTSVDVASPASAVVNLARAGLGGLVTFEVGDGGGYLERLPDGSVDLLFLDAERVQYAGWWPAPRRVIRAGGILAVDNVLSHPDEVAPFLALTGADPALTGTTVAVGKGLHLAWRRPEPG; encoded by the coding sequence GTGGACGACGCGCTGCGGACCCTGCTCGACGACCTGTATGCCGAAGGCCTCACCGCCGACGCCGTCGAGCCGGACCGGCTGCGCCGACGCCGCAACCTCGAACCGGACGCCGCCGCCCTGCTCACCCTGATCATGCGGATGGCCGGGGTGCGGGTCGTCGTGGAGATCGGGACCGGCAACGGGTACTCGGCGATCTGGCTCGCCGACGCTGTCCGGGACACCGGGGGTCATCTGACCAGCGTGGATGTGGCGTCGCCGGCTTCGGCGGTGGTCAATCTGGCGCGGGCCGGGCTGGGTGGGCTGGTGACGTTCGAGGTCGGTGACGGCGGCGGGTATCTGGAACGGCTGCCGGACGGGAGCGTCGACCTGTTGTTCCTGGATGCTGAGCGGGTGCAGTACGCGGGGTGGTGGCCGGCGCCGCGACGGGTGATCCGGGCGGGTGGGATCCTCGCGGTCGACAACGTGCTGTCCCATCCGGACGAGGTCGCCCCGTTCCTTGCGCTGACCGGGGCTGATCCTGCCCTCACGGGCACGACGGTCGCGGTCGGCAAGGGCCTGCATCTGGCGTGGCGCCGCCCCGAACCCGGCTGA
- a CDS encoding TetR/AcrR family transcriptional regulator, producing MPRVSEAHLAARRQQILDAAARCFVRNGFHQTSMQDVIKEAGLSVGAFYRYFKSKNELITAIAGTKIGQVTSVLDDLLTEDPMPPLTTIIERVLEIVDTNVGEGGPVRIAVQVWGEAVHDAEVGAVVAEIYGRVRGRAVKMAERAKTTGQLPPDADAEGVGAALFGLIQGYILQRILVGETDRQSYVAGVRALLAAE from the coding sequence ATGCCGAGAGTCTCCGAAGCCCACCTCGCCGCCCGGCGGCAGCAGATCCTCGACGCGGCGGCCCGCTGCTTCGTCCGCAACGGGTTCCACCAGACGTCGATGCAGGACGTCATCAAGGAGGCGGGCCTGTCGGTCGGGGCGTTCTACCGCTATTTCAAGAGCAAGAACGAGCTGATCACCGCCATCGCCGGCACGAAGATCGGCCAGGTCACCTCGGTCCTCGACGACCTGCTCACCGAGGACCCGATGCCACCCCTGACGACGATCATCGAACGCGTACTCGAAATCGTCGACACCAACGTCGGTGAGGGTGGTCCGGTGCGCATCGCCGTACAGGTCTGGGGTGAGGCCGTCCACGATGCCGAAGTCGGCGCCGTTGTGGCGGAGATCTACGGGCGTGTCCGCGGCCGCGCCGTGAAGATGGCCGAGCGCGCCAAGACGACCGGCCAGCTGCCGCCCGACGCGGACGCCGAAGGCGTCGGCGCCGCCCTGTTCGGCCTGATCCAGGGCTACATCCTGCAGCGCATCCTGGTCGGCGAGACCGACCGCCAGAGCTATGTGGCCGGGGTCCGCGCGCTGCTCGCGGCCGAATGA
- a CDS encoding VOC family protein: protein MMLRGFTTVTFFADDMAAATAWYTKVFGIEPYFNKEDAYIEWRVGDYQHEFGLLDSRFAPHQPAGRPAGAVIYWAVDDVEAAYQRLLALGAEPHEKPTERGPGYVTASVTDPFGNILGVMFNQHYLDVCAGNGFTA, encoded by the coding sequence ATGATGCTTCGCGGATTCACCACAGTCACGTTCTTCGCCGACGACATGGCCGCCGCCACCGCCTGGTACACGAAGGTGTTCGGCATCGAGCCGTACTTCAACAAGGAGGACGCCTACATCGAGTGGCGCGTCGGCGACTACCAGCACGAATTCGGCCTGCTCGACAGCCGGTTCGCGCCGCACCAGCCGGCCGGGCGCCCGGCCGGGGCCGTCATCTACTGGGCCGTCGACGACGTGGAGGCCGCCTACCAGCGGCTGCTCGCGCTCGGCGCCGAACCGCACGAGAAGCCGACCGAGCGCGGCCCCGGGTACGTCACCGCGTCGGTCACCGACCCGTTCGGCAACATCCTCGGGGTCATGTTCAACCAGCACTACCTCGATGTTTGCGCTGGAAACGGTTTCACCGCCTAG
- a CDS encoding DMT family transporter, whose protein sequence is MPYVFLFTAIAAELFATSLMKATEGFTKLWPTVAVLIGYGLSFVLLAQAVKGIQVGVAYAIWSAVGTAAIVVIGALFLDEPFTAVKVAGVSLIIAGVVMLNLNSGTAH, encoded by the coding sequence GTGCCGTACGTCTTCCTGTTCACCGCCATCGCCGCCGAACTCTTCGCGACCAGCCTGATGAAGGCGACCGAAGGCTTCACGAAGCTCTGGCCCACCGTCGCCGTCCTGATCGGCTACGGCCTCTCCTTCGTGCTGCTCGCCCAGGCCGTGAAGGGCATCCAGGTCGGCGTCGCGTACGCGATCTGGTCCGCGGTCGGCACCGCCGCGATCGTGGTGATCGGCGCGCTCTTCCTTGACGAGCCATTCACTGCGGTTAAGGTTGCCGGGGTCTCGCTCATCATCGCCGGAGTCGTCATGCTGAACCTGAACAGCGGGACGGCCCATTGA
- a CDS encoding YwiC-like family protein: MPATTATARPVRRRYVPPQHGAWAMLLVPYVAGLLVAGFRWPDVPLLGAWLAGYLFSYFAFQAVKTRRPGRVRKQLLLYGTVTAVLAVPVLWARPQLLWFAPVYGLLLAVNGWYALRRNERALVNDLASVVQSCLMIPVVAVVAGLPPQRVLEPFLIVLLYFTGTVLYVKTMIRERGVLAYRRASIGYHLAALALTSLLGALPAVVFALLLARAWLLPGRPLTPKRVGLLEIGASVLVLVAAAT; this comes from the coding sequence GTGCCCGCCACCACCGCCACCGCCCGGCCGGTTCGACGCCGGTACGTTCCCCCGCAGCACGGCGCGTGGGCGATGCTGCTGGTCCCGTACGTCGCGGGTCTTTTGGTGGCTGGTTTCCGCTGGCCGGACGTGCCGCTGCTCGGCGCCTGGCTGGCCGGCTACCTGTTCTCGTACTTCGCGTTCCAGGCGGTGAAGACCCGCCGGCCAGGGCGGGTCCGGAAGCAATTGCTGCTCTACGGCACGGTCACCGCGGTGCTGGCCGTCCCGGTGCTCTGGGCCCGGCCGCAGCTGCTGTGGTTCGCGCCGGTCTACGGGCTGCTGCTCGCCGTCAACGGCTGGTACGCGCTGCGCCGCAACGAACGCGCCCTGGTCAACGACCTGGCCTCGGTCGTGCAGAGCTGCCTGATGATCCCGGTCGTGGCGGTCGTCGCCGGTCTGCCACCGCAGCGGGTGCTCGAGCCGTTCCTGATCGTCCTGCTCTACTTCACCGGCACGGTGCTCTACGTCAAGACCATGATCCGGGAGCGCGGCGTCCTCGCGTACCGCCGGGCCTCGATCGGCTATCACCTGGCCGCGCTCGCCCTGACGAGCCTGCTCGGCGCGCTGCCCGCGGTGGTCTTCGCGCTGCTGCTGGCCCGCGCGTGGCTGCTGCCCGGGCGGCCGCTCACCCCCAAGCGGGTGGGCCTGCTCGAGATCGGGGCGAGTGTTCTGGTGCTGGTCGCCGCCGCCACGTAG
- a CDS encoding helix-turn-helix transcriptional regulator, whose translation MRADRLVATLLLMQNRGRVTAAELAAELEVSVATARRDLEALSAAGIPVYPQPGRHGGWSLVGGSRTDLSGLSAAEAQALFLLVGPAAAVSGEAKAALRKLLRALPAPFRTDAEAAASATLIDPAGWGALDRERPDGVGLLQDAVVRQRRIRFTYQGSSREADPWGLVDKNDIWYLIAGTSRGQRTFRLDRMSSVTVTGSGFERPADFALDSAWERVVGEVEEKRARTWATLLIASRFVWVLRDHFGRHCEEVSVLDDGRSRVRVGAPTPLDIARTLAGWGADVEVLDPPEVRASLARIGTELAALYS comes from the coding sequence ATGCGTGCGGACCGGCTCGTCGCCACCCTGTTGCTGATGCAGAACCGTGGGCGGGTCACTGCCGCGGAACTCGCCGCCGAACTGGAGGTCTCGGTGGCGACTGCGCGCCGTGACCTGGAAGCGCTGTCGGCGGCCGGGATCCCGGTCTATCCGCAGCCGGGGCGGCACGGCGGCTGGTCGTTGGTGGGCGGCTCGCGTACCGATCTCAGTGGTCTGTCGGCGGCTGAGGCGCAGGCGCTGTTCCTGCTGGTGGGCCCGGCTGCAGCGGTGTCCGGCGAGGCGAAGGCGGCGCTGCGCAAACTGCTGCGGGCGTTGCCCGCGCCGTTCCGGACCGACGCCGAGGCAGCCGCGTCCGCGACGCTGATCGACCCGGCGGGCTGGGGTGCGCTCGACCGGGAGCGGCCGGACGGCGTCGGCCTGCTGCAGGACGCCGTGGTGCGACAGCGCCGGATCCGCTTCACCTATCAGGGCAGTTCCCGCGAGGCCGATCCGTGGGGCCTGGTCGACAAGAACGACATCTGGTACCTGATCGCCGGCACGTCCCGCGGGCAGCGCACCTTCCGCCTGGACCGGATGTCGTCGGTGACCGTCACCGGGTCCGGCTTCGAACGGCCGGCGGACTTCGCCCTGGACTCGGCCTGGGAGCGGGTGGTCGGGGAGGTCGAGGAGAAGCGGGCGCGCACGTGGGCGACGCTGCTGATCGCGTCCCGGTTCGTCTGGGTGCTGCGTGACCACTTCGGGCGGCACTGCGAGGAGGTGTCGGTGCTGGACGACGGCCGCAGCCGGGTCCGGGTGGGAGCGCCGACCCCGCTGGACATCGCCCGCACCCTGGCCGGATGGGGCGCCGACGTCGAGGTCCTCGACCCACCCGAGGTACGCGCCTCGCTGGCCCGAATCGGCACCGAGCTGGCGGCCCTGTACAGCTGA
- a CDS encoding GNAT family N-acetyltransferase, with protein MPEIRQYRPADRPALYDICVRTADAGGDARGQYSTDDLMGDLFAGPYAHLEPHLAFVLDDGGEAVGYVVGTSDTATFARRYRAEWIPLVGDRYPVPPATGRTPEQAMVALHYDPERMLVPGLEDYPAHLHIDLLPPYQGQGWGRRLIDRFLAVVDAPGVHVGMVTANVKARGFYDRLGFTGLAVPDPGPLTYLGIRVEPDRPAAVS; from the coding sequence GTGCCTGAGATCCGTCAGTACCGCCCCGCCGACCGGCCCGCCCTCTACGACATCTGCGTGCGCACCGCCGACGCCGGCGGTGACGCGCGCGGACAGTACTCCACCGACGACCTGATGGGTGACCTGTTCGCCGGCCCGTACGCCCACCTCGAACCGCACCTGGCGTTCGTCCTGGACGACGGCGGCGAGGCGGTGGGCTACGTGGTCGGCACGTCGGACACGGCGACGTTCGCCCGCCGCTACCGGGCCGAGTGGATCCCGCTGGTCGGCGACCGCTACCCGGTGCCGCCCGCAACCGGCCGGACGCCGGAGCAGGCGATGGTCGCGCTGCACTACGACCCGGAGCGGATGCTGGTCCCGGGACTCGAGGACTATCCGGCCCACCTGCACATCGATCTGCTCCCGCCGTATCAGGGACAGGGCTGGGGGCGGCGGCTCATCGACCGGTTCCTGGCGGTGGTGGACGCTCCGGGCGTACACGTCGGGATGGTGACCGCCAACGTCAAGGCGCGCGGCTTCTACGACCGGCTCGGTTTCACCGGGCTCGCGGTGCCGGATCCCGGCCCGCTCACCTATCTCGGCATCCGGGTGGAACCTGACCGGCCCGCCGCGGTGTCGTAA
- a CDS encoding LacI family DNA-binding transcriptional regulator yields MTAKLTDVARRAGVSIATASRVLSGRGPASPASRDAVRRAAADLGYVPHPVAQHLSRGEGTRIVFAFRDRRTDILRDPFVSRAAAAMASAAEPDGLGVSLRRLPLDAAGELESIAADRSVAAVVLAGHDRAMLDRLPARLRGRTAAIGAGGVDVDSGAGVGSLVRHLMATGRRRIALIGGPPWVAASRAPLHAYTELMRSAGLPVRVVPGDFTTVRGRAAARIVMRRWPDTDAIAAVSDATALGVLQSLAAAGIPVPDDVAVTGFDDIPLAAATNPALSTATHPVELIAVAAARAALGAPERGRLFPSRPILRATA; encoded by the coding sequence ATGACCGCGAAGCTCACCGATGTCGCGCGCCGCGCCGGCGTCTCGATCGCCACCGCTTCCCGGGTGCTCTCCGGCCGCGGCCCGGCCTCGCCGGCCAGCCGCGACGCGGTACGCCGCGCCGCCGCCGACCTCGGCTACGTGCCGCACCCGGTGGCCCAGCACCTGTCTCGCGGTGAGGGCACCCGGATCGTGTTCGCGTTCCGGGACCGGCGCACCGACATCCTGCGGGACCCGTTCGTCAGCCGGGCCGCCGCCGCGATGGCCAGTGCCGCCGAACCGGACGGCCTCGGCGTCAGCCTGCGCCGCCTCCCGCTGGACGCGGCCGGCGAGCTCGAGTCGATCGCGGCCGACCGCAGCGTCGCGGCCGTGGTGCTGGCCGGCCACGACCGGGCGATGCTCGACCGGCTGCCGGCCCGGCTGCGCGGCCGGACCGCCGCGATCGGCGCCGGCGGCGTGGACGTGGACAGCGGGGCCGGCGTCGGTTCCCTGGTCCGGCACCTGATGGCGACCGGCCGCCGGCGGATCGCCCTGATCGGCGGCCCGCCGTGGGTGGCCGCGTCCCGGGCGCCGCTGCACGCCTACACCGAGCTGATGCGCTCGGCCGGCCTGCCGGTCCGGGTGGTGCCGGGCGACTTCACCACGGTCCGCGGACGCGCCGCCGCCCGCATCGTGATGCGCCGCTGGCCGGACACCGACGCGATCGCCGCCGTCAGCGACGCCACCGCCCTCGGCGTCCTGCAGTCCCTGGCGGCCGCCGGCATCCCGGTCCCGGACGACGTCGCGGTCACCGGCTTCGACGACATCCCCTTGGCCGCGGCCACCAACCCGGCCCTGTCCACAGCCACCCACCCGGTCGAACTGATCGCGGTCGCCGCCGCCCGCGCCGCCCTCGGCGCCCCCGAACGCGGCCGCCTCTTCCCCAGCCGCCCGATCCTGCGAGCCACCGCCTAG
- a CDS encoding nitrate reductase subunit alpha — MSEIPSPLLAARRFLTRETVGDHGRTVHQVDGNEWDAFYRDRWRYDKVVRSTHGVNCTGSCSWNVFVKDGLITWEHQATDYPATGPDAPDYEPRGCPRGASFSWYEYSPSRVRHPYLRGVLAEMYREARQRLGDPVAAWAEIVETPLKALAYKSQRGRGGFVRASWDEAIELVAAAHVYTTKRYGPDRVVGFSPIPAMSMASFAAGTRYHALLGGTLLSFYDWYADLPIASPQIWGDQTDVPEAGDWWNATYLMMWGSNIPVTRTPDAHFLAEARYKGTKVVAVSPDYADNVKFADDWLAPHPGTDGALAMAMGHVVLKEFFADREVPYFTDYVRRFTDLPFLVTLKDGKADRFLTAADLGDPDGSHKTVLIDARNGELVVPNGSLGFRYAEPGRWNLDLGDVVPALGIGSSDDAVEVELARFDIGDTEGGSTIKRGVPVRRVGSHLVTTVFDLVMATYGVRRGDLPGEWPTGYDDADSPNTPAWQEKITGVPAALAARIGREFARNAERSNGRSMIVLGAGANQWFHSDMTYRAFISLVTLTGCQGVNGGGWAHYVGQEKARPVTGQQHLSFAFDWQRPMRHQASTPFWYLHTDQWRYERVPADELSSPLGTGRFAGMAFADTVAAAQRMGWSPGHPFFNQNPLDISDAAVAAGKPVQDHVVAELQAGRLTAAAEDPDDPANFPRCLTLWRANLLGSSGKGNEFFMRHLLGVSSLASATECEPGQRPRDVTWRDEAPVGKLDLLTTLDFRMTNTGLHSDLVLPAATWYEKHDISTTDMHPFVHAFSPAVEPPSDAHTDYDTFLALADKVSELAVTHLGVRTDVLAAPLQHDTPDELAMPSGRVRDWKFGECAPVPGRTMPKLVSIERDYTQIGRKMRTVGPLLDKLGTTTKAITVDVSPEISYLKHQNGVIDGRPSLATADRMCEAILALSGTTNGRVAHAGFVELEKRTGQSFVDLIAGHENDRITFPDTQEQPQPVFTSPEWSGSEKNGRRYSPFTINVERLKPWHTITGRQHFFVEHDWVAELGEQLPAFRPPLNMARHFGKPGDAVDGGVTVRFLTPHAKWSIHSMYHDNELMLALSRGGPVIWMSVADAAKIGVADNDWIEAHNRNGVVVARAVVSHRMPEGTVFQYHSPERTVNVPKAEKSGRRGGYHNSMTRLLVKPTHLAGGHAQLTYAFNYYGPIGSQRDEITVIRRRKQEVEY, encoded by the coding sequence GTGTCCGAGATCCCGTCGCCGTTACTGGCCGCACGCCGTTTTCTCACCAGGGAGACGGTCGGCGACCACGGGCGCACCGTGCACCAGGTCGACGGCAACGAGTGGGACGCGTTCTACCGGGACCGGTGGCGCTACGACAAGGTCGTCCGGTCCACCCACGGGGTCAACTGCACCGGCTCGTGCTCGTGGAACGTCTTCGTCAAGGACGGGCTGATCACCTGGGAGCACCAGGCCACCGACTATCCGGCGACCGGGCCGGACGCGCCGGACTACGAGCCGCGGGGCTGTCCGCGCGGGGCGAGCTTCTCCTGGTACGAGTACTCGCCGTCCCGTGTGCGTCACCCGTACCTCCGCGGTGTTCTTGCCGAGATGTATCGGGAGGCGCGGCAGCGCCTGGGTGACCCGGTGGCCGCGTGGGCGGAGATCGTGGAGACCCCGCTGAAGGCTCTGGCCTACAAGTCGCAGCGTGGCCGCGGTGGGTTCGTGCGGGCGAGCTGGGACGAGGCGATCGAGCTGGTGGCGGCCGCGCACGTCTACACGACGAAGAGGTACGGGCCGGACCGGGTGGTCGGGTTCTCGCCGATCCCGGCCATGTCGATGGCGTCGTTCGCGGCCGGCACCCGCTACCACGCGCTGCTCGGCGGCACCCTGCTCAGCTTCTACGACTGGTACGCCGACCTGCCGATCGCCTCCCCGCAGATCTGGGGTGACCAGACCGACGTGCCGGAGGCGGGGGACTGGTGGAACGCCACCTACCTGATGATGTGGGGCTCGAACATCCCGGTGACCCGCACACCGGACGCGCACTTCCTGGCCGAGGCCCGCTACAAGGGCACGAAGGTGGTCGCCGTCTCGCCCGACTACGCGGACAACGTCAAGTTCGCCGACGACTGGCTCGCCCCGCACCCGGGCACCGACGGCGCCCTGGCGATGGCGATGGGGCACGTGGTCCTGAAGGAGTTCTTCGCCGACCGCGAAGTGCCCTATTTCACCGACTATGTTCGCCGCTTCACCGACCTGCCGTTCCTGGTCACGCTCAAGGACGGCAAGGCCGACCGGTTCCTCACCGCCGCCGATCTCGGCGATCCTGACGGATCGCACAAGACAGTGCTCATCGATGCACGCAACGGCGAGCTGGTCGTTCCCAACGGTTCGCTCGGTTTCCGGTACGCCGAACCCGGCCGCTGGAATCTCGATCTGGGTGACGTCGTCCCCGCGCTCGGCATCGGGTCCTCGGACGACGCCGTCGAAGTGGAACTGGCCCGCTTCGACATCGGCGACACCGAGGGCGGCTCGACGATCAAGCGCGGCGTCCCGGTCCGGCGCGTCGGCTCGCATCTGGTCACGACGGTGTTCGACCTGGTCATGGCGACCTACGGCGTGCGGCGGGGTGATCTGCCCGGTGAGTGGCCCACCGGCTACGACGACGCCGACTCGCCGAACACCCCGGCCTGGCAGGAGAAGATCACCGGTGTGCCGGCGGCGCTGGCGGCCCGGATCGGCCGGGAGTTCGCCCGCAACGCCGAGCGCAGCAACGGCCGCTCGATGATCGTCCTCGGGGCCGGCGCGAACCAGTGGTTCCACTCCGACATGACGTACCGGGCGTTCATCTCGCTGGTCACGCTCACCGGCTGCCAGGGTGTCAACGGCGGCGGCTGGGCGCACTACGTCGGCCAGGAGAAGGCCCGGCCGGTCACCGGGCAGCAGCACCTGAGCTTCGCCTTCGACTGGCAGCGGCCGATGCGGCACCAGGCGTCGACCCCGTTCTGGTACCTGCACACCGATCAGTGGCGGTACGAGCGGGTGCCGGCCGACGAGCTGTCGTCGCCGCTGGGGACCGGGCGGTTCGCCGGGATGGCGTTCGCCGACACGGTTGCCGCAGCTCAGCGGATGGGCTGGAGTCCCGGTCACCCGTTCTTCAATCAGAACCCTTTGGATATTTCGGACGCTGCGGTGGCCGCCGGCAAGCCCGTTCAAGATCATGTCGTGGCGGAGCTGCAGGCCGGCCGTTTGACGGCCGCCGCGGAGGATCCGGACGACCCGGCGAACTTCCCGCGCTGCCTCACCCTGTGGCGGGCCAACCTGCTCGGCTCCTCCGGCAAGGGCAACGAGTTCTTCATGCGCCACCTGCTCGGCGTCTCCTCGCTGGCCAGCGCCACCGAGTGCGAGCCGGGACAACGGCCGCGCGACGTCACCTGGCGTGACGAGGCCCCGGTGGGCAAGCTCGACCTGCTCACCACGCTCGACTTCCGGATGACCAACACCGGCCTGCACTCCGACCTGGTCCTGCCCGCCGCCACCTGGTACGAGAAGCACGACATCTCCACCACCGACATGCACCCGTTCGTGCACGCGTTCAGCCCGGCGGTGGAGCCGCCGTCCGATGCGCACACCGACTACGACACGTTCCTGGCGCTCGCCGACAAGGTCAGCGAGCTGGCGGTTACGCACCTCGGTGTGCGTACCGATGTGCTTGCCGCGCCTTTGCAGCACGACACCCCGGACGAGCTGGCCATGCCCAGCGGCCGGGTCCGTGACTGGAAGTTCGGTGAGTGCGCGCCGGTGCCCGGGAGGACGATGCCGAAGCTGGTGTCGATCGAGCGTGACTACACGCAGATCGGCCGCAAGATGCGTACGGTCGGCCCGCTGCTCGACAAGCTCGGCACGACCACCAAGGCGATCACGGTAGACGTGAGCCCCGAGATCTCCTACCTGAAGCACCAGAACGGTGTGATCGACGGCCGGCCCTCTCTCGCCACCGCCGACCGGATGTGTGAGGCGATCCTGGCGCTGTCCGGGACGACGAACGGGCGGGTCGCCCACGCCGGCTTCGTCGAGCTGGAGAAACGCACCGGGCAGTCCTTCGTGGACCTGATCGCGGGCCACGAGAACGACCGGATCACCTTCCCGGACACCCAGGAGCAGCCGCAGCCGGTCTTCACCAGCCCGGAGTGGTCCGGCTCGGAGAAGAACGGCCGCCGCTACTCGCCGTTCACGATCAACGTGGAGCGGCTCAAGCCGTGGCACACCATCACCGGCCGCCAGCACTTCTTCGTCGAGCACGACTGGGTGGCCGAGCTGGGCGAGCAGCTTCCGGCGTTCCGGCCGCCGCTCAACATGGCCCGGCACTTCGGCAAGCCCGGCGACGCCGTGGACGGGGGAGTGACCGTACGGTTCCTGACCCCGCACGCCAAGTGGTCGATCCACTCGATGTACCACGACAACGAGCTGATGCTGGCCCTGTCCCGGGGCGGCCCGGTGATCTGGATGAGCGTGGCGGACGCGGCCAAGATCGGCGTCGCCGACAACGACTGGATCGAGGCGCACAACCGCAACGGCGTGGTGGTCGCCCGTGCCGTGGTCAGCCACCGGATGCCCGAGGGGACGGTCTTCCAGTACCACTCGCCGGAGCGCACGGTGAACGTCCCCAAGGCCGAGAAGTCCGGCAGGCGCGGCGGCTACCACAACTCGATGACCCGGCTGCTGGTCAAGCCCACCCATCTGGCCGGCGGGCACGCCCAGCTCACGTACGCCTTCAACTACTACGGCCCGATCGGCAGCCAGCGCGACGAGATCACCGTGATCCGCCGCCGCAAGCAGGAGGTGGAGTACTGA